Part of the Capsicum annuum cultivar UCD-10X-F1 chromosome 12, UCD10Xv1.1, whole genome shotgun sequence genome is shown below.
ACGCCCTCACCTCCAATTCTAAGGTTGTGGTTTCGAGTTAATAAGGaaactttttttcaattattattattattattattattattattattattattattattattttaacccCTCCGTAGGAGCTCCAACCTATTTTGCTTCCTTAATGACCCGAATTCATAACCTTcgaattaaaaataaagatatttacTATGCGAATAACTCCCTCTTATCGTCACGAAAACATTACTTAGACATTTAGAGAatgtaaataaaaatagttaATTTATAATGTTTGtaaatttcataatattttcctttgtaattttcaaatttctaaatttaggATAATAATTTATACTATTATATTCAAAACTTTGATTAGAATTGACTTGAAAAGAATCTTTGAAAAAATGTCTTACTTAtccaataatctcaaaatttgaaattcaaaattgaaaaaaatgagacAGCAAAGAGCTTGACATTGGAGGACTCTTTGTTCAAATTATTAAAGTGTGATAAACCACAGTTCATTATTCACATTATTTCACtatgataaattagtatatatatatatgatttagtGTAAATATCGAGTTCGTATAAGTAATATTTATAATTTACGGTTCTTTTTATGATCATTtggtatttaaaatttattagcCTGGCtaatttaaattttgtgtcaCCTAAGACCCATTAAAAGATAAAGCGCTCTTTATCATGATTTTTTCGATTCTCAAAATTTGAACCCGAAACCTTCGACTAAAGGCAGATGGATCCTATCTATCGCACAACAATCGTTCGTGTTGTATCTCAATTTCTCAGTACAACATATACAATATTGTGATTCAATAAACATACAAATTGTTCTTCCACAACTATAAGAAATAGCAAGGGAAAATGCTCTATTTCCACTttgaactatacgcgaaaagGCTGAGatacacccgaactttaggagggtcctattacctcctggactaattaaaatcgtatttttgacaactttAGTGTCTGCGTAGAACATACGTAGCACACACGTGTGCTTACGtggacccttcagtgtgttgtgccacgtatgcactaagattgtcaaaaatacggttttaattagtccaggagGTAATAGGATCCTCCTAAAGTGTTTGGGTATGTCTCAGCCTTTTCGCGTAAAGTTCAAGGTGGAAACAGAGTATTTTCTCAAATATTAATACAAATATTCAATGCATCTTCTGGGCAAACCATACTATATGATTTCAAAAAAGGCAGCAAAACACCTGCataaaatcatagaaaatttgtaaaatcaaacaaataaatgacCATATGAATGTGAAGGAAGACATTTTGACTATAAGTATAAGTAAACGCGACACGTGGATCACTATACTGTCTGTCGCGCATGTTGAAGTATGTGATCATCTCATGTCGCCAACCATGATGACGTCTGCATTCCATATTATCCATCCATCTCACGTGCGAGTTTTAGACTAGTGGATGGGGAGTAACATTGCATCCAAAGCCAATATATATAGCTCGCGCACGCTAAAGACAGTTACCGTCTGCTTTTCATATACATTCGTCTTGTGAGTTTTAGGCTAGTGGATGCAGAGTAACTCTTTTTCCGCTACTATATATAGCGAGAGTTGAAGGTAAAGTAACACTATATCCGCCACTGTATATAGCTCGAGCTAAAGACAGTTACCGTCTGCAAATTTCCATATACATCCATCTCATGAGTTTTAAGATAGTGGATACGGAGTAGCATTGCATCGACAGCagatatatatacatagcatCGAGCTAAAGACAGTTACCGCCTATCATTGCATATGCAACTATATATACAGCTAGAACCAACGACAGTAACTAGCGCGGAAGAAGGATATATATACCTTTGATTTAGCATTTGTTTTGTGATTATGTGATGAAGGTATGTTTGATTGTGGCTGCACAATAGGGAACTTGGCAGCTGCTGTATGCTTTTCCTCTTTAACTTTGTTGAAAATTACTGTAAATCCTTCTCCAGATTTTGGATCTTTCTCATCCCATGCACCAAATTTTGGCACTGAAGAACAAGACTGACATGCATGTACACATATGAAGGAATGAAAATTAGAGGCATATATATTATTTCTTGATCACTTAGTAATTCACAATAATATGATTAGGAAATCGGAGgttgtttccacggcttgaacctgCCACCGGCCGTGTGACCAAGAGGTCACcggttcaagccgtggaaacagcttctggcagaaatgcaaggtaagactacGTACGATAAACCCTTGTGATCTGCCGGCCCTTCTCGGACCCAGGTTGCTTCCACGGCTTGAACTCGCCACCTaccatgtgaccaagaggtcaccggttcaagccgtggaaatagcttctggcagaaatgcaaggtaagactgcgtacaatagacccttgtggtctgaCCCTTCCCTGGACCGCGCATAGCAAGAACTTTCATGACCCCTTTAGTGCTATTTAGTGTAAATATCGGACGCCAATAAGTTCTCACTGTCAAAACACGTTCGTTTTGGAAGCACACATGAAATTCGATAAACTTAAAAAGGGAAGTTCGGTGcattaaagctcccgctatgcacagggtccggggaagggtcccaccacaagggtgtattgtacgcagcctaccttgcatttctgcccgGTACAttaaagctcctgctatgcgtAGGGTTCGGGGAAGGGtctcaccacaagggtgtattgtatgcagtcttaccttgcatttctaccgaGCCTGTTTCCAAGGATTAAATCCGTGACCTCCTGgacacatgacaacaactttaccagtgaCTCCAGGGTTCCCCTTCGATAAACTTAGGctcttaaaaataataattaagattGTCTTATTTTAAAGTAACCCAAAGTGTGCCCAAGTGGTCAATGAAACAGGTTGAGAATCAAGAGTTCTCGGTTTCAACTTTCAGTGGAGGTAAGGTCAAAAAACAATAGTTAATTTCTTCTCATCTATTCAAGCCCTGTTAGGTAGAGTTATCCGGTACTTATGCTAGTGGAAGGGTAGTAAAAATCCCGTATAATTAGTCACTGGCCCGAACATCACGGTTATGGATAAATATATCATTCACTACTTTCTTTAAGAGGAAACAATGAAAGACAGAATAAGAAACTTACAAGATCATCAGATGGATTTCTGCTATTTTTCATCAGTCTATTCGGACTAGGCAGAACGAAGCCATTGCCGCGATCATTCTTATTCTTCGTAACACCACACGTTCCTTGTCGTCGTGCTAGCTGTTTAACCGGAAAACCAGAAATGCTCTGACTATCACCAAAGAACTCTAGCTTTGAACTCGTCGAGCCAGTACTCTTGTTTTGGCCCGACCCTGCAGAAGGCTTTCCGCGATGACCATAATGGTACTGAGGTGTTTCGACTGCAGATTTTTTCGCAGGAGAAACGTTAATGCTAACATAATCATATCTGCTGTATGCAAAGGCCTCTGGATTCTCCTCCGGATCATTTGGATTCATCATCTTACCGCCTTTGTTAGCTTTACGCGCAGTCTCAAAACAGGCTGTGTAAGGTACATTTTCGCCATCCCAGTTCCCAAATTTCGGAACATGTGATCCCTGATGCAAAACAACAATGATGCATTAAGTTAAGGTCGGCTATATGAATCTCTTAGTCGCTCCGTTTAAGTTCATCTCAGTCCAATACCATTGGAACAAAaataatcttaaatttttttagaaagcACTTGAAAATTCTAACATATAAATCTCTTACATTACTAAGCAAACTCATAGCTAACATATAAATCTCTTAGAATACAAAGAAAACTCATAGAATTGCTATGGTAGTAAACGTACTAATAACACTCCAAAGTCTCGATAGTTAGCTCTCGGCCTTCTGGTCAAAAAACAACATCAATGAAGGCATTCAGGTGCTCTATTCATACTaactattttgaataaaattagaaattacTTGAACACTAACATAAATCTCAACTAAAAAAACACGTGGTACGTATAATGAGACCTAAGATAAACGTATTAATACGATTCCAAAGTCTCGATAGTTAAAAACAACGTTGATGAAGGTGTGTAGGTGCACTATTCTAACTAAAATTAGAAATTACTTgaagttatttatattttctactGATAAAAATCTAGACTAAGAAAACTCATAGTATAAGATTCCTAATAATTTTAACATCCATAATCTATTTTTTCACTTACTCAAAGTTCAAACATGCTGATAATTAGGACCACACTGATAAATTTAACTAATTAACTAAGGTGTTTTTTTTACTCTAATTAACAAACTCTTATAGAAATGCAAACATTGGTAAATTACAAAGCAATTTTCAAGAGAAATAAGATAATTAAGTtagcaaaaataaatatttgaagaagaaatattacTTACAGCCATTAATGATTTTGAGATTAATTCTTCTTCTTGCTATTATAACTAATTGTGTATTAGGAAAACTCAAGATTTTAATGGggactaattttattttaaaaaaaaaattattggagaTCCCAATGAGCTTTTGGACCAGCTAGGCAACTTGAGAAAAAAAGTTTCTTTGGTTACATATATTTgttcttattattaattaaattaaacaaaacaacctTGGACTTCAAAATTGTCTTTAATTGCTTGGCATGTAGGAAAAAATGAGACCTTAGGTAAATTAGAATAATGAGAACTTAGGTAAACGTACTATCGCGGCTAAAATTAGAAAGTACTTCAGAAGGgtaaaacaacaacaatgcatCAATCTCAAAGCAAGTTGAGGTCGACTATATGAATCTACTGTACTATCGCGACTAAAATTAGAATAATGAGACCTTAGGTAAACGTACTATCGAGGCTAAAATTAGAAAGTACTTCAAAAGTATAAAACAACAACGATGCATGAATCTCAAAGAAAGTTAATATCGATTACATGAATCTCTTGTACTATCGTGAATAAAATTAGAAAGTAAGCTTCAGAAgtataaaacaacaacaatgcatCAATCTCAAAGCAAGTTGCGGTCGGCTACATGAATCTCTTGTACTATCGCAACTAAAATTAGAATAATGAGACCTTAAACGTACTATTGCGGCTAAAATTAGAAAGTACTTCAGAAgtataaaacaacaacaatgcatGAATCTCAAAACAAGTTGAGGTCGGCTACATGAATCTCTTGTACTATCGCGACTAAAATTAGAATAATGAGACCTTAAACGTACTATTGCTGCTAAAATTAGAAAGTACTTCAGAAGTATAAAACAACAACGATGCATGAATCTCAAAACAAGTTGAGGTCGGCTACATGAATCTCTTGTACTATCGCGACTAAAATTAGAATAATGAGACCTTAAACGTACTATTGCTGCTAAAATTAGAAAGTACTTCAGAAGTATAAAACAACAACGATGCATGAATCTCAAAGCAAGTTGAGGTCGGCTACATGAATCTCTTGTACTATCACGACTAGAATTAGAATAATGAGACCTAAGGTAAATGTACTATCGCGACTAAAATTAgaaattgacttttttttttataactcgatcaatcaaatattaaaaaattaaatagaattacaaaaaaaaaaaaagattcctaAGTATTTTAACGTCCATAATCTATTATTTACAACAATTTTACgtattcaaaattcaaacatgCTGATAATTAGGATCATACTGATAAATTTAACTAATTAATTAAGGtgttttttttctctaattaacAAACATTTTTAGAAATGCAAACATTGGTAAATTACAAAGCAATATTCAAGAGAAATAAGATAATTAAGttatcaaaaataagtatttgaagaagaaatattacTTACAGCCATTAATGATTTTGAGATTAATTCTGCTTCTTCCTATTATAACTAATTGTGTATTAAGAAAACTCAAGATTTTAATGGGactaatttcattttaaaaaaaaaaattattggagaTCCCAATGAACTTTTGGACTAGCTAGGCAACTTGAGAAAAAGgtttttttggttaaaattaaatcaaacaaaataatCTTGGACTTCAAAATTGTCTTTAATTGCTTGGCATGTAGGAAAAAAAAATGATccttaattaaagaaaaatgatttaataGAGTTGTTGGCTAGACCtatttgtttatgtatttttgaAATCGTTATACAAATAATCGACTGAATTTACTACTTACTTTTTCTAATCAGCATACTTATATTATACATCGTTATTAACATATTATACATGTATATTTACATATGTGAAGAGTCACAAACAAAATGATTAAAAGTGCATCACTTCAATTAATTAAAGGCTCAAAGTGCTTATCTAGATTTTACAAgaaccaaaattaaaatttaaaaataattaagtgaCCGAAATTACAAATATTCCTACACCAAAATGAAATTGAAATGATTCTTGAACTatatagttaatgaatttttcttatatatttctcAAGTAAAGAAGAACAATGGAATTTTCCTATATATGTCctaaataataataagattatcACTACTTTAATTATATAATACTTtaattatataatgaaaaaaataactttaattgatAGTTTTGATTCACTGCTAAAAACATAATTaggctaaaataaattattatagttGATATTGTAATAAATAGTTCTTGCACTATATGATTAATAAAATTTTCCTATATACTTCATAAATAATAATCAGATTATCACTACTTCAattatataaatgaaaaaatagttTGATCATTTTGACTCACTGCTAAAAACATAATTAGGCTAAATAATTTATTATGGTTGatattgtaataaatgattcttgcACTATATAATTAATGAAATTTTCCTATATATTTCATAATACATCACCACTTCAACTATATAATATAGAAATAGCTTGATGATTTTATACTCACAGCTAAAAAGCATagacaaaaattattataaaacaaaaaatggccccttattcaatttcattcacaacattttttactttgattttgataaTTGTTCTTTTTAAAAATGTCCATTCTAGATCTTTAGTCTATATTAACGACTATTCACCTAATACATCGAGACAGTACGAACCAACACATAGCCCTGGTATAGGCCATGGTCCATCACCAAAGCAAGATAGTCGTAGCGCACCAAAATAGGGGCAGAGATTAACGACTATTCATCCAATACACCGAGACATTACGAACCAGCACATAGCCCTGGTATGGGCCATGGTTCGTCACCAGAACAAGATAGTTGTGGCACACCAAAACGAAGGGCAGAAATTAACAATTATTCATCCAATACATCGAGACATTACGAACCAGCACATAGCCCTGGTATGGGCAATTAATGGTTCACCACCAAAACAAGATAGTCGTGGCGCACCAAAACAAGGGGCAGAGCTTAATAATTATTCACCCAATACATCGAGACATTACGAACCAACACATAAACCTGGTATGGGCAATGGTTGACCACAGGAACAGGAGTAAATTAACCTTATAtccttaaaaaaaatatacaaggtTACATCTGAAAAATGATGTTTGTGTTACATACTTAGTAATTTCaattataaataatagaaatttTTATTACTATTAAAAAACATCTATTCATCTTGATACTAACAATTAAATTAGTTGAATGATTATTAATTTGGTTCGAGTTAGGTTTAATATTTAATTGATACACTAATGACGACGAGAGAGAAGCAGTATTCTGTTCTTGGTTAAATAAGTATGCTTCCGCTAAACTCTACCAACAGGAAACCATggagaattcaggtaagtaattcATTACTGAATTACCGTAATTTTGTTTATGTGAAAATTATGTAGTTTCACGTTTGTGAATAATTGTTAGGattatttatgttagattgtttAAGCTATACAATCTGTTAAATCCTTACATGTGGTATCCGAGCCAATTTTAGGAACTAATAATTTTCCGCTGAATTAATGCATAGTTTCAACTTTACGAATCCTAATAATATGTGATAGAATGTTCAATGTATAATTTAAGTTATTATGCACTAGGGATTTCACAATTGTTATATCTGTGAAATGTTCCAGTGGCAGTAATGccgttaatttttaatttttttcttttataatgatTCCATAATTGGTGTAAGGAATATGTTATTTTGGTTCCGATGGGATTTTGGTTTAATGGCAGATAATGAATTAAATATGGACTGAAATCTTTCACAAAGTCaaaataactatttatttattaagagaTTATGATAGTGATATGTATAAATGTAAACATCAGATTTGTGCTCAATAAATATTTTTGCTTTTCGTGAAACAAGTTTCATATTTTCTCTAAATCAAAGCAATAGGCAGTCGTTGGCCTttcctaattaattaatataattgaaaTTGATTTAGATGAGATTCGTTAATCATCAAAGTGGTCGAATCTTGatgaataattaatttcaaaCTCACGATTAAACtaaaattcaattactcattatttttttatgcttATAATTGATATGACATTTATGGGTAAATTGAAGTTTTTGATTATAAGACATTTATGAATCACCCAAAGGTTGATTATTTGTTCTTATAACCAATAAACATTAAAGAGATAATTTAGATGCAtcgttagttttatttatttatccaaagatattaaatattattaattgatgcattaaataATATCGATTGATGTTAAATATACttttaagcatcattatgtttaaagttgtattttgatgtttcgccCAAAGGAGAACATTAATATACATTTAAgtaaattatttctgaatttgataatgtgtATAAGCTCGTAACTCAAAGTAGTAATAAATGAGCATGTTTTACTTGCAGCACTTGCCCTTCATTCACACTTCGCCTCTGTTACGACTTTTAGATTGGTGCGAACAGATCAAATTCCATCTTGGGATTTTAGATCTTGATGTTGCACTTTACTCTGAAAAGCCAACTGCTATTACTGAAGCTagaagtgatgaagaaaagtcctattataAGCATTGGGATCGGTCTAACATATTAGGCCTAATGTTCATGCGAATGAATGTTGCGGGCAACATTAAGACTACTCTTCCCAAAACTGAAAGTGCAAAAGAGCTTCTGAAACTTGTGGAAGAGTCTTCCCAAACTACTGATAAGTCTCTTGCTGGACACTAATGGGTACTTTCACCACcatgaagtttgatggttcacgtactatgcatgagcatgtTATTGAAATGACAAATATAGCAGCAAGACTTAAGTCATTGGGAATGAAAGTGGAACAGAATTTCCTTGTGCAATTTATTATCAACTCATTACCGTTTGAGTATGgtcctttccaaatgaactacaaCACCATGAAAGACAAATGGAACAATCATGAATTGCATGATATTCTAGTTCAAGAGGAAACAAGGCTAAAGAATCAAGGAACCCACTCTATTAACTTTGTAAATCATCAAGGAGCTGAAGAGGAAACAAGGCTAAAGAATCAAGGAACCCACTCTATTAACTTTGTAAATCATCAAGGagctgaaaagaaaggaaagaagcatGGTAAGGGAATCCAGAAGAAACTTAATGTTAATCAGTCCTCATCTCAAGCACGTAAGAAAGGAAACAAGAATGAGAAGTGTCATTTCTGTGGAAAATCTGGACACTTTCAGAAAGATTGcctgaaacgtaaggcatggT
Proteins encoded:
- the LOC107849852 gene encoding RPM1-interacting protein 4 isoform X1, translating into MAGSHVPKFGNWDGENVPYTACFETARKANKGGKMMNPNDPEENPEAFAYSRYDYVSINVSPAKKSAVETPQYHYGHRGKPSAGSGQNKSTGSTSSKLEFFGDSQSISGFPVKQLARRQGTCGVTKNKNDRGNGFVLPSPNRLMKNSRNPSDDLSCSSVPKFGAWDEKDPKSGEGFTVIFNKVKEEKHTAAAKFPIVQPQSNIPSSHNHKTNAKSKVFCCLF